A window of the Microvirga terrae genome harbors these coding sequences:
- a CDS encoding ferritin-like domain-containing protein, translating into MTASTTGMADLTSSEDIRNIFITGLENAHALEKQAIQLMERQVERFENYPEMSDLLRRHITETEGQIRRLDEMLHTFGADRSILKDMATQFMANLAAAGHMPMADEVLKNTFANHAFENFEIASYKSLIVMAEASGNQKFIPGLQQTLAEEEKTAQAVYDMIEPITRKFLTRSAQGQKADR; encoded by the coding sequence ATGACTGCCAGTACGACCGGCATGGCCGACCTCACGTCCTCGGAAGACATCCGCAACATCTTCATCACAGGCCTGGAAAACGCCCATGCCCTCGAGAAGCAGGCCATCCAACTCATGGAGCGGCAGGTCGAGCGGTTCGAGAACTATCCGGAGATGTCCGACCTGCTGCGCCGACACATCACCGAGACGGAAGGTCAGATCCGCCGCCTCGACGAGATGCTGCACACCTTCGGGGCCGACCGCTCGATCCTGAAGGACATGGCCACCCAGTTCATGGCCAACCTGGCCGCCGCCGGCCACATGCCGATGGCCGACGAGGTCTTGAAGAACACCTTCGCCAACCACGCCTTCGAGAATTTCGAGATCGCGTCCTACAAGTCTCTGATCGTCATGGCCGAGGCCTCCGGGAACCAGAAGTTCATCCCGGGCCTCCAGCAGACCCTGGCCGAAGAGGAAAAGACCGCCCAGGCCGTCTACGACATGATCGAGCCGATCACCCGGAAGTTCCTGACGCGCTCGGCTCAGGGTCAGAAGGCGGATCGGTAA
- a CDS encoding adenylate/guanylate cyclase domain-containing protein, which produces MTSVRGKPAPDSGSSEIHLRTREIRLFTGLVLGAFLLTHFSNHALGLVSVEAMEDGRSWFNRLWRNPAGTVLLYGSILVHFLLALLALYRRRTLRMPWREAAQLILGVSLPFLLVGHVVGTRIEWALTGHDSGYPEVVRNLWVLNPGIGARQSVALLIAWLHGCLGVYFWLRPKSWFPRSALLLYTGAVLVPVLALLGFAEAGREIADAPGRFGTPVPPSSDILPAAGPLLYAAFGGLIAATLAARFIRSVPLWSRRVRVFYPNDQVATVPLGFSVLEASRSAGIPHISVCGGRGRCSTCRVRVLDGHQRQPPPTPQERGTLARIKAGPNVRLACQFRPTHDVSVVPILSTGRNGVTALVRGGRAQGQEQEIAVLFCDLRGFTSLAERRLPFDTVFILNRYFEAVGQAVEDAGGYIDKFIGDGVLALFGLKASPQQAARQALDAALRIKAALVHLNEEYASEFEQPLTIAMGLHAGPAIVGQMGYGQATSLTAVGDTINAASRLEGLAKELDVELVISEDLASRAGLDLSDRDRRIVQIRGRAAPLGSWIIPRADGLGR; this is translated from the coding sequence ATGACCAGTGTTCGAGGCAAACCGGCACCCGATTCAGGGAGCTCCGAGATCCATCTCCGGACCCGCGAGATCCGTCTGTTCACGGGGCTCGTGCTCGGGGCCTTTCTCCTCACCCATTTCTCCAATCATGCCCTCGGGTTGGTGTCAGTCGAGGCCATGGAGGACGGCCGCTCCTGGTTCAACCGCCTGTGGCGCAACCCGGCCGGCACGGTGCTCCTCTACGGGTCCATCCTGGTGCATTTCCTGCTCGCGCTGCTGGCGCTCTACCGGCGCCGGACCCTGCGCATGCCCTGGCGCGAGGCCGCCCAGCTGATCCTGGGAGTGAGCCTGCCGTTCCTTCTGGTCGGGCACGTGGTCGGAACCCGGATCGAATGGGCCCTGACCGGGCACGATTCCGGCTATCCCGAAGTGGTCCGCAACCTCTGGGTCCTCAATCCCGGGATCGGGGCCCGCCAGTCCGTCGCCCTCCTGATCGCCTGGCTGCACGGGTGCCTCGGGGTCTATTTCTGGCTGCGTCCGAAAAGCTGGTTCCCGCGCTCGGCGCTGCTTCTCTACACGGGCGCCGTCCTTGTCCCGGTCCTCGCGCTGCTCGGCTTCGCGGAGGCCGGGCGGGAGATCGCGGACGCGCCCGGCCGGTTCGGGACGCCCGTTCCCCCCTCGTCCGACATCCTGCCGGCGGCCGGCCCGCTTCTTTATGCGGCTTTCGGCGGGCTCATCGCGGCGACGCTCGCCGCCCGCTTCATCCGCAGCGTGCCCTTGTGGTCGCGGCGCGTGCGCGTGTTCTACCCGAACGATCAGGTGGCCACCGTGCCGCTCGGCTTCAGCGTCCTGGAGGCAAGCCGCAGCGCCGGTATTCCCCACATCTCCGTCTGCGGCGGGCGCGGGCGCTGCTCCACCTGCCGGGTGCGGGTGCTCGACGGTCATCAGCGCCAGCCGCCGCCCACGCCCCAGGAGCGTGGCACGCTCGCCCGCATCAAGGCGGGTCCGAACGTGCGGCTCGCCTGCCAGTTCCGGCCCACCCACGACGTCTCGGTCGTGCCGATCCTGTCCACCGGGCGCAACGGCGTGACCGCGCTGGTGCGCGGCGGCCGGGCCCAGGGGCAGGAGCAGGAGATCGCCGTTCTGTTCTGCGACCTGCGCGGCTTCACGAGCCTCGCCGAGCGGCGCCTGCCCTTCGACACGGTCTTCATCCTCAACCGCTATTTCGAGGCGGTGGGCCAGGCGGTGGAGGATGCGGGCGGCTATATCGACAAGTTCATCGGCGACGGCGTGCTCGCCCTCTTCGGCCTCAAGGCCTCGCCCCAGCAGGCGGCCCGGCAGGCCCTCGACGCGGCGCTGCGGATCAAGGCCGCGCTCGTGCACCTCAACGAGGAATATGCGAGCGAGTTCGAGCAGCCCCTGACGATCGCCATGGGGCTCCATGCCGGCCCGGCCATCGTCGGGCAGATGGGCTACGGCCAGGCCACCAGCCTCACGGCCGTCGGCGACACCATCAACGCCGCCAGCCGCCTGGAAGGCCTCGCCAAGGAACTCGACGTGGAACTGGTCATCTCCGAGGACCTCGCCTCCCGGGCCGGCCTCGACCTCTCCGACCGCGACCGCCGGATCGTCCAGATCAGGGGACGGGCGGCTCCCCTGGGGAGCTGGATCATCCCGCGGGCGGACGGTTTGGGGCGATGA
- the rpsO gene encoding 30S ribosomal protein S15, with amino-acid sequence MSITAERKNALVKEFAQKAGDTGSPEVQVAILTERINNLTGHFKSHTKDNHSRRGLLKMVSARRSLLDYLKKKDESRYRTLIEKLGIRR; translated from the coding sequence ATGTCGATTACGGCTGAGCGCAAGAACGCGCTTGTCAAGGAATTCGCCCAGAAGGCTGGCGATACCGGCTCCCCTGAGGTGCAGGTCGCCATTCTCACCGAGCGGATCAACAACCTGACCGGTCACTTCAAGAGCCACACGAAGGACAACCACTCCCGTCGTGGACTTTTGAAGATGGTCTCGGCACGCCGTTCGCTTCTCGACTATCTGAAGAAGAAGGACGAGAGCCGCTACCGCACGCTGATCGAGAAGCTCGGCATCCGCCGCTAA
- the pnp gene encoding polyribonucleotide nucleotidyltransferase, which yields MFDTQREELIWAGRKLVLETGKMARQADGAVVATYGETTVLATVVSAKEPKPGFDFFPLTVNYQERTYAAGRIPGGYFKREGRPTEKETLVSRLIDRPIRPLFVAGYKNDTQVVVTVLSHDLENDPDIVAMVAASAALTLSGVPFMGPVGAARVGYIGGQYKLNPPVQEMESSALDLVVAGTSEAVLMVESEAKELPEDVMLGAVMFGHKHFQPVIEAIIRLAEKAAKEPRDYQPADVSDVEKAVLEIAEADLREAYKITKKQDRYAAVDAVKAKVMEALVPADGEAKFDPEKVKAVFKEAQAKVVRWNILDTSTRIDGRDLKTVRPILSEVGVLPRTHGSAVFTRGETQALVVTTLGTGEDEQFIDELEGTRKETFLLHYNFPPYSVGETGRMGSPGRREIGHGKLAWRAIHPMLPPSHEFPYTIRVVSEITESNGSSSMASVCGGSLSLMDAGVPLRRPVAGIAMGLILEGERFAVLSDILGDEDHLGDMDFKVAGTDQGITSLQMDIKIAGITEEIMRVALDQAKDGRAHILAEMNKALTAPRAELGEHAPRIETMQIPVDKIREVIGSGGKVIREIVEKTGAKIDINDDGLIKIASADGKSIKAAYNWIRSIVAEPEVNVIYDGTVVKVMEFGAFVNFFGSRDGLVHISELAKNRVGKVTDVVKEGDKVKVKFLGMDERGKVRLSMKVVNQETGEDITEQLKAERDAERAQRDQQKQAGE from the coding sequence ATGTTCGATACTCAACGCGAAGAACTGATCTGGGCCGGGCGCAAGCTCGTGCTCGAAACGGGCAAGATGGCCCGCCAGGCCGACGGCGCCGTCGTCGCCACCTACGGTGAAACCACCGTTCTCGCCACCGTCGTGTCGGCCAAGGAGCCGAAGCCAGGCTTCGATTTCTTCCCGCTCACGGTGAACTACCAGGAGCGCACCTATGCGGCCGGCCGCATCCCGGGCGGCTACTTCAAGCGCGAAGGCCGTCCGACCGAGAAGGAGACCCTGGTCTCCCGCCTCATCGACCGTCCGATCCGCCCCCTGTTCGTCGCAGGCTACAAGAACGACACCCAGGTCGTCGTGACCGTGCTCTCGCACGATCTCGAGAACGATCCCGACATCGTCGCCATGGTGGCGGCCTCCGCGGCCCTGACCCTGTCCGGCGTGCCCTTCATGGGCCCGGTCGGCGCGGCCCGCGTCGGCTATATCGGCGGCCAGTACAAGCTGAACCCGCCGGTCCAGGAGATGGAATCCTCCGCTCTCGACCTCGTGGTGGCCGGCACGTCCGAGGCCGTGCTCATGGTCGAGTCCGAGGCCAAGGAGTTGCCCGAAGACGTGATGCTCGGCGCCGTCATGTTCGGCCACAAGCACTTCCAGCCGGTCATCGAGGCAATCATCCGTCTCGCCGAGAAGGCCGCCAAGGAGCCGCGCGACTACCAGCCGGCGGACGTCTCCGACGTGGAGAAGGCCGTTCTGGAGATCGCCGAGGCCGACCTGCGCGAAGCCTACAAGATCACCAAGAAGCAGGACCGCTACGCGGCCGTCGACGCCGTCAAGGCGAAGGTGATGGAGGCGCTGGTCCCGGCCGATGGCGAAGCCAAGTTCGACCCCGAGAAGGTCAAGGCCGTCTTCAAGGAGGCCCAGGCCAAGGTCGTGCGCTGGAACATCCTCGACACCAGCACCCGCATCGACGGTCGCGACCTCAAGACGGTCCGCCCGATCCTGTCGGAAGTCGGCGTCCTGCCGCGCACCCACGGTTCGGCCGTGTTCACCCGCGGCGAGACCCAGGCGCTGGTCGTGACCACGCTGGGCACCGGCGAGGACGAGCAGTTCATCGACGAGCTGGAGGGCACCCGCAAGGAGACCTTCCTGCTGCACTACAACTTCCCGCCCTATTCCGTCGGTGAGACGGGCCGCATGGGCTCGCCCGGCCGCCGCGAAATCGGTCACGGCAAGCTCGCCTGGCGCGCCATCCACCCGATGCTGCCGCCGTCGCACGAGTTCCCCTACACGATCCGCGTCGTGTCGGAGATCACCGAGTCGAACGGCTCCTCGTCGATGGCGTCGGTCTGCGGCGGCTCCCTGTCGCTGATGGATGCGGGCGTTCCCCTGCGCCGTCCGGTGGCGGGCATCGCCATGGGCCTCATCCTCGAGGGTGAGCGCTTCGCGGTCCTGTCCGACATCCTCGGCGACGAGGATCACCTCGGCGACATGGACTTCAAGGTGGCCGGCACGGACCAGGGCATCACGTCGCTCCAGATGGACATCAAGATCGCCGGCATCACCGAGGAGATCATGCGCGTCGCGCTCGATCAGGCCAAGGACGGCCGCGCGCACATCCTGGCCGAGATGAACAAGGCCCTGACGGCGCCCCGCGCCGAGCTCGGCGAGCATGCCCCGCGCATCGAGACCATGCAGATCCCGGTCGACAAGATCCGCGAGGTCATCGGTTCGGGCGGCAAGGTCATCCGCGAGATCGTGGAGAAGACCGGCGCCAAAATCGACATTAACGACGACGGCCTCATCAAGATCGCGTCCGCCGACGGCAAGTCGATCAAGGCGGCCTACAACTGGATCCGCTCCATCGTGGCCGAGCCCGAGGTCAACGTGATCTATGACGGCACGGTCGTGAAGGTGATGGAGTTCGGCGCCTTCGTGAACTTCTTCGGGTCCCGCGACGGCCTCGTGCACATCTCGGAGCTCGCCAAGAACCGGGTCGGCAAGGTCACCGACGTGGTCAAGGAAGGCGACAAGGTGAAGGTGAAGTTCCTCGGCATGGACGAGCGCGGCAAGGTCCGTCTCTCCATGAAGGTGGTCAACCAGGAGACCGGCGAGGACATCACCGAGCAGCTCAAGGCCGAGCGCGATGCGGAACGCGCCCAGCGCGACCAGCAGAAGCAGGCCGGCGAGTAA
- a CDS encoding AraC family transcriptional regulator — protein MEQATFESYASRLTRVSAYIHDHLDEELSLDVLAGIACLSPYHWHRIYHAHFGETVAATVRRLRLQRAAADLAHSDRPILNVAERAGYDSQASFTRAFSAAFGLPPAKYREGGSHSVFKAKTPQGVHAMYDVGITTVAPKTLIAVEHRGSYMAIGKSFDLLFTTLAQRGLIRPNLPMVGVYLDDPTSVPESELRSQAAVVVNEPMAVDAPLFASRIRGGDYAVLKYKGPYGDMRAAYDWLYGQWLPSSGREAADAPVFEDYLNSPRDTAPTELRTEICLPLT, from the coding sequence ATGGAACAAGCGACTTTTGAAAGCTATGCCAGCCGCCTCACGCGGGTATCCGCCTACATCCACGATCATCTGGATGAGGAACTCAGCCTCGATGTGCTGGCCGGTATTGCATGTCTCTCGCCCTATCACTGGCATCGGATCTACCACGCCCATTTCGGGGAAACAGTTGCCGCCACTGTCCGGCGCTTGAGACTGCAGCGCGCAGCCGCCGACCTCGCCCATTCCGACAGGCCGATCCTGAATGTGGCGGAGCGGGCCGGCTACGACAGCCAAGCCTCGTTCACCCGTGCCTTCAGTGCCGCCTTCGGCTTGCCGCCCGCGAAATACCGCGAGGGCGGCAGCCATTCCGTCTTCAAAGCAAAAACGCCTCAAGGAGTTCATGCCATGTACGATGTCGGCATCACGACCGTTGCGCCCAAGACCCTGATCGCCGTCGAGCATCGCGGTTCCTATATGGCCATCGGCAAGAGCTTCGACCTGCTCTTCACGACCCTCGCCCAACGCGGCCTGATCCGCCCGAATCTGCCTATGGTCGGCGTCTATCTCGACGATCCCACGAGCGTTCCCGAATCCGAATTGAGATCACAGGCCGCCGTTGTCGTGAATGAACCGATGGCGGTCGACGCACCCCTATTCGCGAGTCGGATCCGGGGCGGTGATTATGCGGTGCTGAAATACAAAGGTCCCTACGGAGACATGCGCGCGGCGTATGACTGGCTTTATGGCCAATGGCTGCCGTCGTCCGGCCGAGAGGCCGCCGATGCGCCGGTGTTCGAGGACTATCTCAATAGTCCGCGCGATACGGCGCCGACCGAGCTGCGGACGGAGATCTGTCTTCCATTGACGTAA